In Podarcis muralis chromosome 14, rPodMur119.hap1.1, whole genome shotgun sequence, one genomic interval encodes:
- the LOC114584765 gene encoding transmembrane protein 180-like, producing the protein MKFFSRIHPNALAYSMTTLGAGMMNSIFNFYYVKLFLNKYKISESAFHQAQVVFMIWNAINDPLFGYIQDNSKVPCCSRRRFSILYGAPLYALAFLLPWFPWKQYEEGDWLSGLHLIVALCAFDGLLTFVLLAQCALFAEISTRHENRLQLIKYNQVATLVGSTSILFCGLISDNMENFTYFQAFAVLVGAVATACMCYTGMYSTTQYEQKETLMEEFEENAESSLSWSSVILLTKQIMTQKNFLLFVTMNFFQVFHLAFCNNFMMIFADNLIPKDVLSSSIRSIMYGAGFICPQCLVLISQALLKKFGYYKVVLFSFYLEAIAAAIMLVVGPEHYYVLAIYLTANMVIVQASFSLFNLPLADIVDADLKKHKRRLPLSSMVFGTNALFTKPAQSLAPMLVVTILNQFGYANLNGKVAHLDPSLFLGLHDAMFYMICLVPLCIAVIQILTWTPFSIQNSHLTL; encoded by the exons ATGAAGTTTTTTTCAAGAATTCATCCAAATGCCCTGGCATACTCAATGACGACTTTAGGTGCTGGGATGATGAACAGCatctttaatttttattatgttaaactctttttaaacaaatacaagatATCTGAATCAGCATTCCATCAAGCACAG GTTGTTTTTATGATCTGGAATGCCATTAACGACCCTCTCTTTGGCTATATTCAAGACAACTCCAAAGTGCCATGCTGCTCCAGGCGTCGGTTTTCCATTTTGTATGGAGCTCCCTTGTATGCTTTGGCCTTTCTTCTTCCTTGGTTTCCTTGGAAACAATATGAAGAAGGTGACTGGCTTAGCGGACTTCATCTTATCGTTGCTTTGTGCGCTTTCGATGGCCTGCTTACGTTTGTCTTGCTGGCACAGTGTGCCCTCTTTGCGGAAATTTCAACTAGACACGAAAATAGGCTCCAGCTTATTAAGTATAATCAAGTGGCAACCTTGGTTGGCTCCACCAGCATCCTTTTCTGTGGCTTAATTTCAGATAACATGGAGAACTTCACCTATTTCCAAGCATTTGCTGTTCTGGTAGGAGCAGTTGCCACTGCTTGCATGTGCTACACTGGAATGTATAGCACCACTCAGTATGAACAAAAAGAAACTCTAATGGAGGAATTTGAGGAAAATGCTGAGAGCTCTCTCTCTTGGTCCTCTGTGATTTTGTTGACAAAACAGATCATGACTCAGAAAAACTTTTTGCTTTTTGTGACCATGAACTTCTTTCAAGTCTTCCACTTGGCCTTCTGCAACAATTTCATGATGATCTTTGCAGATAACCTCATCCCTAAGGACgttctatcatcatctatcagaAGTATCATGTATGGGGCAGGTTTTATTTGTCCTCAG TGCCTTGTGCTAATCAGTCAAGCTTTGTTGAAGAAATTTGGTTACTATAAAGTGGTCTTATTTTCCTTCTACTTGGAAGCAATAGCTGCCGCTATCATGCTTGTTGTAGGTCCAGAACACTACTACGTATTGGCTATTTATCTTACAGCAAACAT GGTCATCGTTCAAGCTTCTTTCAGTCTGTTTAATTTGCCTTTGGCCGATATTGTTGATGCAGATTTAAAGAAACATAAACGGAG ATTACCACTTTCCTCCATGGTTTTTGGAACAAATGCCTTGTTTACAAAACCAGCCCAGTCTTTAGCCCCTATGCTTGTGGTTACCATACTAAATCAATTTGGTTATGCAAATCTGAATGGGAAGGTTGCTCATCTTGACCCAAG TTTGTTTCTAGGTCTCCACGATGCCATGTTCTACATGATCTGCCTGGTTCCTCTTTGCATTGCAGTTATACAGATTCTGACATGG